The DNA sequence CGGTGACGCCGCTGGAACACCGTCGCGGCGGTGCCCGGTGCCCGGCGCCGCGGCAGCTCGAAGCGAGCGAAGTGGGCCGCGTGCTCAACATGCTGCTGGAGGCCTACGACGGCCGCCGCCCGGCGGCCCAGGTCCGCGCACTGGTGGCGCCGGAGGTGTACGCGGGTTTCAGCGGCCCCAGCCGGACCCGGCCGCGGCACCGGACGCAGACGATCCACACGTGCACCCCGGCCCCGGACGTGATCGAGGCGTGCGCGCGGGTGGAGGCGGACGGCCGGTCGTTCGCGCTGGCGGCCCGGTTCACGCGGACGGCGAGGGGGTGGCGGTGCGTGCGCTTCGCGGTGCTCAAGCCCCAGCACCCGGGCCGGCCACTGCGGCGAGCGGCGTGAGGTAGGCCGGTCGTGCGTGGTCTCCGAAGGCCACCTCCAGTGCCCTGAAGGTGGCCTTCAGCGCGCGACCGGCAACGTCGACAGGCCGCGCAGGGTGGTCGTCGGGTTCCACTCCGGGGGGCCCGCCAG is a window from the Amycolatopsis sp. cg9 genome containing:
- a CDS encoding Rv3235 family protein, which translates into the protein MIEEHRLRTLIHCEAARRAGPPPSVTPLEHRRGGARCPAPRQLEASEVGRVLNMLLEAYDGRRPAAQVRALVAPEVYAGFSGPSRTRPRHRTQTIHTCTPAPDVIEACARVEADGRSFALAARFTRTARGWRCVRFAVLKPQHPGRPLRRAA